From Cannabis sativa cultivar Pink pepper isolate KNU-18-1 chromosome 8, ASM2916894v1, whole genome shotgun sequence, a single genomic window includes:
- the LOC133030289 gene encoding uncharacterized protein LOC133030289 codes for MAALRLLAEARRHYLASPSHNLPLPPALRFHRFLCSSSQPLSESDPNPSPPEPPIRSTESVPIQPVSYAIKPKDQSPAEEELPQSTTPPQQPRGTRQTPNEEIRSNWTREDARFMRDVPSITPVSYPSRTAPLPEDKVSAENPATESDELQREKQQIEMENRMRRRVFKVLEEDKVVAPFPMLIDVEKKERKPILDLMEAIRQVKASAKCNFDETVEAHVKLGIDAKRAGRGVRGNMTLPHGSGKVVRVAYFAEGELADEARAAGADIVGGAELVDEVASSNKLNVDKCFATNEMILRMGKISRILRERGLWPDRKLGTVTNDVSEALNKVTSHTDFKMDKTSIVHVGVGKVSYSEDFLRENIGAFVNALLLAKPQGLKKASKYAGYITSFHICSTMGPGFPVSIQSISKAADHYNKVHLK; via the exons ATGGCGGCCCTTAGGCTCCTCGCGGAAGCTCGCCGCCATTACCTAGCTTCCCCTTCCCACAATCTACCTCTTCCACCAGCTCTCCGATTTCACAGATTTCTTTGCTCCTCCTCCCAACCATTATCCGAATCTGATCCAAACCCTTCCCCACCCGAACCCCCAATACGATCCACGGAGTCTGTACCAATACAGCCTGTTTCGTACGCCATCAAACCCAAAGACCAGTCTCCGGCCGAAGAAGAGCTTCCTCAGTCAACAACTCCGCCGCAACAACCCCGTGGGACTCGCCAGACGCCGAACGAGGAAATCCGCTCCAACTGGACCCGCGAGGATGCACGGTTCATGAGGGATGTGCCATCCATTACGCCGGTCTCGTATCCTTCACGCACAGCGCCGTTGCCGGAAGACAAGGTTTCGGCCGAAAATCCGGCGACTGAGAGCGATGAATTGCAGAGGGAGAAACAACAAATCGAAATGGAGAATCGAATGAGGAGGAGAGTGTTTAAAGTTCTGGAGGAGGACAAGGTAGTGGCTCCTTTCCCAATGTTAATTGATGTGGAGAAGAAGGAGAGAAAACCTATTCTTGATTTAATGGAGGCAATTCGGCAAGTCAAG GCTAGTGCCAAATGCAATTTTGATGAAACTGTTGAAGCACATGTGAAATTGGGTATTGATGCAAAGCGAGCG GGACGAGGAGTTCGCGGTAACATGACTCTGCCTCATGGTAGTGGGAAG GTTGTAAGGGTTGCCTATTTTGCTGAAGGGGAACTTGCAGATGAAGCTAGAGCAGCAGGAGCTGATATTGTTGGTGGTGCCGAACTCGTAGACGAAGTTGCTA GCAGTAACAAGCTTAATGTTGACAAGTGTTTTGCAACAAATGAAATGATTCTTCGAATGGGAAAG ATTTCAAGGATTCTTAGAGAGCGCGGTCTTTGGCCTGATCGTAAA CTAGGCACTGTGACAAATGATGTTTCAGAGGCACTCAACAAAGTAACAAGTCATACGGACTTTAAAATGGACAAGACATCCATTGTCCACGTTGGAGTTGGGAAG GTAAGCTATTCAGAGGATTTTCTACGTGAGAATATTGGTGCATTTGTAAACGCTCTTCTGCTTGCCAAACCTCAAGGCTTGAAAAAGG CATCCAAATACGCAGGGTATATCACATCCTTCCATATATGCAGCACG ATGGGCCCAGGATTCCCTGTCTCTATACAATCAATATCCAAGGCCGCAGATCATTACAACAAAGTGCACCTTAAATGA